The Hyperthermus butylicus DSM 5456 genome includes a region encoding these proteins:
- a CDS encoding 6-pyruvoyl trahydropterin synthase family protein, which yields MCGVKLGVCASSWVSLALQLQSLGGKSASLHGHDYRVTVCVEGSLGQGNVVVDYFWLSRVLEGCLSRYDHKKLNDVLGLKDASAEIMLVDLYRCLQRELESKNLRLSRLEACTPTGFCAYLTP from the coding sequence TTGTGCGGTGTAAAGCTAGGCGTCTGTGCCTCCTCCTGGGTCTCCCTTGCCCTTCAGCTTCAGAGTCTAGGTGGTAAGTCAGCGTCGCTTCATGGCCACGACTATCGCGTAACGGTCTGTGTTGAAGGTAGCCTTGGTCAAGGAAATGTCGTGGTTGACTACTTTTGGCTTAGCAGGGTTCTGGAGGGATGCCTCTCGCGGTATGATCATAAAAAGTTAAACGATGTACTTGGATTAAAGGATGCCTCAGCGGAGATAATGCTTGTTGACCTCTATCGGTGTCTGCAACGTGAGCTAGAGAGTAAAAATCTGCGGCTCTCAAGACTCGAAGCATGTACACCTACCGGGTTCTGCGCATACCTTACACCATAA
- a CDS encoding adenosylcobalamin-dependent ribonucleoside-diphosphate reductase: protein MTSSDREQLELIRESLYKPEAEEKAKELLLREIYAFVRKAYRELAPNGGRLVGLPECVEKDEICPEDKGFTYNAIRVLLARYMVRNEYGVPMETPSMVMARVAWGFSTRVDPVKLYRLLIARKFMFNSPTLFNMYVDGAYGTLSACYVTPVYDDMKAIMDAATVQAMTFKWGGGQGFSFSELRPRWDIVRSTGGQASGPLSFMQIYDMVTETVKQGGKRRGANMGIMHAWHPDIYNPHFNPWHALRNMLPPQLKALIDTTKRLIEHLEREGYEIDPVYKEIVMRLSEEGWETVEDAGFIQAKEPPLQDANLTNFNISVAANDAFMQAILRGEDWWMVNPRYSDSGDGVYRLHYSVSRATGLGRLGELLERYPWLLENPYLNIFEDVLEEAKTKALEALKEQARYTGWETSPEQKNPYAWKYPARKLWEKIVENAWASGDPGLFFPDNHNKWNPTPWLGAVYATNPCGEQPLYPFESCNLGSMSIDKYISDGKFDLAQFMSDIQLAVDSMDAVIDFNKHPDPRQTVANKFTRKIGLGIMGLADALAKLGYPYDSEEAVAFTLIVMAALEVYSWKRSWELGAKLGHAPAFECRRYDWKSMRCVEKAEPEELVELHTPALLKASRISRVEDGWLKVCYHAVEIPEDMLERLVGEAKSRIEPNGTVKLVRWEAVEKVLREVFGVTREDYERALRSSPVIVVNSPKLLLALAVYNPEAAWKVLKAYGRSLGARAPRNTVMTTVAPTGTISIIAGTSSGIEPYFALVYRRVVAIGEFLEVVKPFREKLLEAARRYNVPLDAVKVVYETIGRHKGSLRWALGEVREKLIQMGIMNGFLAEVEKLARLFTMSMDFDLWYHLAHQIAAQLYVDQAISKTINLRKDATKDEVYTAYLVAWLGGLKGVTVYRDESKGVQVIYFGGEHKEIPQSPIRGKAWQPSQQKDRKAMRMIHLKKRMKLSELEKDKRATELFETKQTETNGDEVVVELTENSTCKHCEL from the coding sequence ATGACTAGTAGCGACCGAGAACAACTTGAGCTGATAAGGGAAAGTCTATACAAGCCAGAGGCCGAAGAGAAGGCAAAGGAGCTGCTACTACGCGAAATCTATGCATTTGTCCGTAAGGCATATCGTGAGCTTGCCCCCAATGGCGGCAGGCTGGTAGGATTACCGGAATGTGTTGAAAAGGATGAAATTTGCCCCGAGGACAAGGGCTTCACATACAATGCTATACGAGTCCTTCTAGCAAGATACATGGTACGTAACGAGTATGGAGTACCGATGGAAACACCTTCAATGGTTATGGCTAGAGTTGCATGGGGGTTCTCCACGAGGGTTGACCCAGTCAAGCTTTACCGTTTACTTATAGCTCGCAAGTTCATGTTTAACTCTCCTACCCTATTCAACATGTATGTTGATGGTGCCTATGGTACTCTTTCAGCATGCTATGTAACACCGGTATATGACGACATGAAAGCCATTATGGATGCTGCCACTGTACAGGCTATGACGTTCAAGTGGGGTGGGGGTCAAGGCTTCAGCTTTAGCGAGCTAAGACCAAGATGGGATATTGTGAGGAGTACTGGTGGCCAAGCCTCCGGTCCACTAAGCTTCATGCAAATCTACGACATGGTTACTGAGACTGTGAAGCAGGGTGGTAAGCGGCGCGGAGCAAACATGGGCATAATGCATGCCTGGCATCCTGACATATATAACCCTCACTTCAATCCCTGGCATGCCCTCCGCAACATGCTCCCGCCACAGCTGAAGGCATTGATAGACACGACTAAACGGTTAATCGAGCATCTAGAGAGGGAGGGCTATGAGATAGACCCGGTCTACAAAGAGATAGTAATGAGGCTTAGTGAGGAGGGTTGGGAAACAGTTGAAGATGCCGGCTTTATACAAGCCAAAGAGCCGCCATTGCAGGATGCTAACCTTACAAACTTCAACATAAGTGTAGCAGCAAACGATGCATTCATGCAGGCAATACTCCGGGGCGAAGACTGGTGGATGGTAAACCCCCGCTACAGCGATAGCGGCGACGGGGTCTACCGGCTACACTATAGTGTTTCAAGGGCAACCGGCCTGGGTAGACTTGGAGAGCTATTGGAGAGGTATCCTTGGCTACTAGAAAACCCGTACCTAAACATCTTTGAAGACGTTCTAGAGGAGGCAAAGACAAAAGCATTGGAGGCGCTCAAAGAGCAAGCAAGATACACAGGTTGGGAAACTAGTCCGGAACAAAAGAATCCATATGCCTGGAAGTATCCTGCGCGCAAGCTTTGGGAGAAGATAGTCGAGAACGCTTGGGCAAGCGGAGACCCCGGCCTATTCTTCCCAGACAACCACAACAAGTGGAACCCAACACCATGGCTAGGAGCAGTCTATGCCACCAATCCATGCGGCGAGCAGCCCCTATACCCCTTCGAGTCATGCAATCTTGGCAGCATGAGCATAGACAAGTACATCTCCGATGGAAAGTTTGACCTGGCCCAGTTTATGAGCGACATACAACTAGCTGTTGACTCCATGGATGCCGTAATAGACTTTAACAAGCACCCTGACCCGAGGCAGACAGTTGCAAACAAGTTTACTAGGAAGATAGGCCTAGGCATAATGGGCCTAGCCGATGCTCTTGCAAAGCTAGGCTATCCCTACGATAGCGAGGAGGCAGTAGCATTTACACTCATAGTCATGGCAGCATTGGAGGTGTATAGCTGGAAGCGTAGCTGGGAGCTAGGCGCCAAGCTAGGCCATGCCCCTGCATTCGAGTGTAGGAGGTACGACTGGAAGAGTATGAGATGCGTGGAGAAGGCTGAGCCAGAGGAGCTAGTGGAGCTGCACACGCCGGCACTACTAAAGGCCTCTAGGATCTCCCGTGTAGAGGATGGCTGGCTCAAAGTATGCTATCACGCAGTTGAGATACCCGAGGATATGCTGGAAAGACTTGTAGGCGAAGCTAAAAGCCGCATAGAGCCTAACGGTACGGTCAAGCTAGTGCGCTGGGAAGCTGTGGAGAAGGTGCTCCGCGAGGTCTTCGGAGTTACGAGGGAGGATTATGAGAGGGCTCTCCGGAGCAGTCCAGTCATAGTTGTCAATAGCCCCAAGCTGCTACTAGCGCTTGCAGTCTATAATCCCGAGGCGGCCTGGAAGGTATTGAAAGCTTACGGTAGGAGCCTTGGGGCCAGGGCGCCGAGAAACACTGTTATGACAACAGTTGCACCTACAGGCACGATAAGCATCATAGCTGGTACCAGTAGTGGCATAGAACCGTACTTCGCCCTCGTATATAGGCGTGTAGTAGCAATAGGTGAGTTCCTGGAGGTCGTGAAGCCTTTCCGCGAGAAGCTCTTGGAGGCTGCAAGGAGATACAATGTGCCACTAGATGCTGTAAAAGTGGTCTACGAGACTATAGGCAGGCATAAGGGTAGTTTACGCTGGGCCCTAGGGGAGGTAAGAGAGAAGCTTATACAAATGGGTATAATGAATGGCTTCCTTGCAGAGGTAGAGAAGCTAGCTAGGCTCTTCACAATGAGTATGGATTTTGACCTATGGTACCACCTAGCACACCAGATAGCAGCCCAGCTCTACGTAGATCAAGCAATAAGCAAGACCATAAACTTGAGAAAGGATGCTACAAAAGACGAGGTTTACACAGCATACCTCGTGGCATGGCTAGGAGGCCTCAAGGGAGTAACAGTGTATCGCGACGAGAGCAAGGGAGTCCAAGTAATCTACTTTGGCGGCGAACATAAAGAGATACCACAATCACCTATAAGGGGGAAGGCATGGCAGCCTAGCCAGCAGAAAGACCGTAAAGCCATGAGGATGATACACCTCAAAAAGCGTATGAAGCTATCCGAGCTAGAAAAAGACAAGCGCGCAACAGAGCTATTCGAGACTAAACAAACAGAGACAAATGGTGACGAGGTAGTAGTAGAGCTAACAGAGAATAGCACATGTAAACATTGTGAACTCTAG
- the ppa gene encoding inorganic diphosphatase, with translation MASIHERIGPGEKAPDIVNVLVEIPMGSNVKYEFDEEAEVIRVDRFLYTSMVYPFNYGFIPGTLEEDGDPVDVLVISNQPVLPGTIIEVRPIGLLVMEDEEGPDSKVIAVPKDKLDPSFKNIKSVEDLPEILREKIKHFFEHYKELEPGKWVKVREWRGPEEAKRKIAEAIERFKKSKSEG, from the coding sequence ATGGCCTCCATACACGAGAGAATAGGCCCTGGTGAGAAGGCTCCCGATATAGTCAACGTCCTAGTAGAGATACCCATGGGTAGCAATGTAAAGTACGAGTTTGACGAGGAGGCCGAGGTTATTCGTGTAGATAGGTTCCTCTACACCTCAATGGTCTACCCGTTCAACTATGGCTTCATACCGGGCACCTTGGAGGAGGATGGTGATCCTGTAGATGTGCTAGTCATATCGAACCAGCCGGTGCTACCGGGTACTATTATAGAGGTTAGGCCAATAGGGCTCCTAGTAATGGAGGATGAGGAGGGGCCGGACAGCAAGGTTATAGCAGTGCCAAAGGATAAGCTGGACCCAAGCTTCAAGAACATAAAGAGTGTTGAAGATCTACCAGAAATACTCCGCGAGAAGATCAAGCACTTCTTCGAGCACTATAAGGAGCTAGAGCCAGGCAAGTGGGTTAAGGTTAGGGAGTGGAGGGGGCCTGAGGAGGCTAAGAGGAAGATAGCAGAGGCCATAGAGAGGTTTAAGAAATCCAAGTCAGAGGGCTAG
- a CDS encoding Glu/Leu/Phe/Val family dehydrogenase, whose amino-acid sequence MATDSRRLLEEAEKILHRAVVELLGYGEDVYEALRHPERVIQVKIPVRMDDGTVKVFIGWRSQHNSALGPYKGGIRYHPETTKEEVIALSMMMTWKNALAGLPYGGGKGGIRVDPHKLSARELEQLSRGYIRMIYKYIGPDHDIPAPDVYTNPQIMAWMMDEYYRVTGQHHFGVITGKPKILGGLETRVIATGFGTAVAAREVAKKVWGSVEGKRVAVQGYGNAGYYAAKFLHEMGAIIVAVSDSKGGIYSSKGLNPDEVKEVKSKTGSVINYEKAERKITNEELLELDVDILVPAAIENVITEENASRIKAKIIAEAANGPTTAEADKILAQRGIIVIPDILANAGGVIMSHIEWVNNRMGGWITEEEAKRALENKMVHNTLAVWDFWHKEFDTQKHPMRDAAYALAVKRVIEAMKLRGLL is encoded by the coding sequence ATGGCTACAGACTCCCGCCGCCTCCTCGAAGAGGCCGAGAAGATCCTACACCGTGCGGTTGTCGAGCTTCTAGGTTACGGCGAGGATGTTTATGAGGCTCTAAGGCATCCTGAGAGGGTTATCCAGGTTAAGATCCCCGTACGTATGGATGATGGTACAGTTAAGGTCTTTATTGGTTGGAGGAGCCAGCACAATAGCGCTCTAGGCCCATACAAGGGCGGTATACGTTACCACCCAGAGACTACCAAGGAGGAGGTAATAGCTCTAAGCATGATGATGACCTGGAAGAACGCGTTGGCGGGCCTACCATATGGCGGTGGTAAAGGTGGCATTCGCGTAGACCCGCACAAGCTCTCGGCACGCGAGCTTGAGCAGCTATCCCGTGGCTACATAAGGATGATATACAAGTACATTGGCCCAGACCACGACATACCAGCACCAGATGTCTATACAAACCCACAGATAATGGCCTGGATGATGGACGAGTACTACAGAGTGACTGGTCAGCACCACTTTGGCGTCATAACTGGCAAGCCAAAGATACTAGGCGGCCTCGAGACCCGTGTAATAGCCACAGGTTTCGGTACAGCTGTTGCTGCTAGAGAGGTTGCCAAGAAAGTTTGGGGCAGCGTTGAGGGCAAGAGGGTGGCTGTACAAGGCTATGGCAATGCTGGCTACTACGCGGCTAAGTTCCTCCACGAGATGGGCGCGATAATAGTAGCTGTAAGCGACAGCAAGGGCGGCATTTACAGCAGCAAGGGCCTCAACCCAGACGAGGTTAAGGAGGTTAAGAGCAAGACCGGCTCGGTAATCAACTATGAGAAGGCAGAGAGGAAGATAACTAATGAGGAGCTATTAGAGCTAGATGTAGACATACTAGTACCCGCAGCAATCGAGAATGTGATAACCGAGGAGAACGCTTCGAGGATCAAGGCTAAGATAATTGCCGAGGCAGCCAACGGCCCAACCACAGCGGAAGCCGACAAGATCCTTGCACAGCGCGGCATCATAGTAATACCGGACATTCTAGCCAATGCTGGTGGTGTAATAATGAGCCACATTGAGTGGGTCAACAACAGGATGGGTGGCTGGATAACAGAGGAGGAGGCCAAGAGGGCACTAGAAAACAAGATGGTCCACAACACATTAGCAGTCTGGGACTTCTGGCACAAGGAGTTCGACACACAGAAGCATCCAATGAGGGATGCTGCCTACGCCTTAGCAGTAAAGCGTGTAATTGAGGCTATGAAGCTACGTGGTCTCCTCTAA
- a CDS encoding damage-control phosphatase ARMT1 family protein, which produces MRIVPYCVACNLMKRAIELEHAESDNVRRLAIFREIIESANLYIGPDIEAAVLATVLYRRLRTLLNGLDPYKAIIEAAIDKAVARARSVEETLAEKPVEEKLAKALLISALATGYRPLNIPDKVFEEPPSAVDLATASSAFRIGGNDTEAVLEKLKEISRVGGVVYYLFASVFELPYDAIVVKILREDYGLDVIGVARNKRFEDYAAVNDVEELGLGSLLTDLIDIGSDAATVIREEHEHIYEQISKSSLVIVKGCLQTLYFYNNPLEAPTLMLFTAVCPVLSMAFNVPRRSVNIVLV; this is translated from the coding sequence TTGCGTATTGTTCCCTACTGTGTTGCATGCAATCTCATGAAGAGGGCTATAGAACTTGAGCATGCAGAGTCGGATAACGTTAGGAGGCTAGCAATATTCCGTGAGATTATTGAATCGGCAAACCTCTACATAGGTCCTGACATAGAGGCTGCTGTTCTCGCAACGGTTCTCTACCGCAGGCTCCGCACACTGCTCAACGGCTTGGATCCCTATAAGGCGATAATAGAGGCTGCAATAGACAAGGCAGTGGCCAGGGCAAGATCTGTGGAGGAGACGCTTGCAGAGAAGCCCGTCGAGGAAAAGCTTGCAAAAGCACTACTCATATCCGCACTTGCAACGGGATATAGGCCGTTAAACATCCCCGACAAGGTATTCGAGGAGCCACCATCAGCTGTGGATTTGGCTACGGCTAGCTCTGCTTTTAGAATAGGCGGTAACGACACAGAGGCTGTGCTTGAAAAGCTTAAGGAGATATCAAGGGTTGGCGGTGTGGTATACTATCTGTTTGCATCCGTATTCGAGCTACCCTATGACGCCATAGTGGTCAAGATATTGCGCGAAGACTATGGCTTAGACGTTATCGGTGTAGCACGCAATAAACGCTTTGAAGATTATGCAGCAGTAAACGATGTGGAGGAGCTGGGCCTCGGAAGCCTCCTTACAGACCTTATAGACATTGGAAGTGATGCAGCAACAGTGATAAGGGAGGAACATGAACACATATACGAACAGATATCAAAGTCCTCACTAGTAATAGTTAAGGGATGTTTGCAAACCCTATACTTCTACAATAATCCTCTTGAAGCACCAACACTAATGCTGTTCACTGCTGTCTGCCCAGTACTATCTATGGCGTTCAACGTACCGAGAAGAAGCGTGAACATAGTATTAGTGTAG
- a CDS encoding TrmH family RNA methyltransferase: MELSIIFYHPKNPQNLQDVAVIAYSANARLYVVRRPGTDYRLESLPDYVRSNMVFVDSVEEVVKLASADKYIVLEVYGDKLLSEVEPAEKTALIIGAEDYGIPRTVLEKIPEPRDLVVIPVGVEGMSYNVVASLVMALYELKRGNGREKRARRS, from the coding sequence ATGGAACTCAGCATCATCTTCTACCATCCCAAAAACCCCCAGAACCTGCAGGACGTGGCAGTGATAGCTTATAGTGCTAACGCTAGACTCTACGTTGTGCGTAGGCCAGGCACCGACTACAGGCTAGAGTCTTTGCCAGACTATGTAAGAAGCAATATGGTCTTTGTAGACTCTGTTGAGGAGGTTGTAAAACTAGCTAGCGCCGACAAGTACATAGTACTGGAGGTTTACGGCGACAAGCTGCTATCCGAGGTAGAGCCTGCAGAGAAGACAGCATTAATTATAGGCGCGGAGGACTACGGCATACCCCGAACGGTTCTTGAGAAGATACCAGAGCCACGTGACTTGGTCGTCATACCAGTTGGAGTTGAAGGAATGAGCTATAACGTGGTTGCAAGTCTTGTAATGGCATTGTATGAGCTAAAACGTGGAAATGGAAGAGAAAAGCGGGCTAGAAGAAGCTAA
- a CDS encoding KaiC domain-containing protein, whose protein sequence is MASTKPSIERLPTGVPGFDKLIQGGIPRGFFVAVVGEPGTGKTIFSIHFIAEGIRQGDKNIYVTTEETRESIIKQAAMFGFDFEKAIDDGKLVIIDALMGRHDDPWSLTELDVETLVNKIIEAKRYLGYGRARLVIDSMSAFWLDKPAMARRYSYYVKRILARWDFTALLTSQYAVTTSLGFGFGIEHVADGIIRFRKAVVRGELRRYVIIEKMRQTEHSLRMHEIEIRDGVGMRVKAPTQLRKEDTALPQSVAAKMLAAELQKLLEVPLGDEE, encoded by the coding sequence ATGGCTTCGACCAAGCCATCTATAGAGAGATTGCCGACTGGCGTGCCAGGATTTGATAAGCTGATACAGGGAGGTATCCCTCGGGGCTTCTTTGTAGCTGTTGTGGGAGAGCCGGGTACGGGCAAGACGATATTCTCAATACACTTCATAGCCGAAGGTATTAGGCAGGGAGACAAGAACATATATGTGACAACGGAGGAGACAAGGGAAAGTATAATAAAGCAAGCGGCAATGTTCGGTTTTGACTTCGAGAAGGCGATAGATGATGGAAAGCTAGTCATAATAGACGCGCTTATGGGACGACACGACGATCCATGGTCCCTAACCGAGCTAGATGTGGAGACGCTTGTAAACAAGATCATAGAGGCTAAACGCTACCTAGGCTATGGCAGGGCACGCCTAGTAATAGACTCCATGTCGGCCTTCTGGCTCGACAAGCCAGCAATGGCCAGGAGATACAGCTACTATGTTAAGAGGATACTGGCGCGCTGGGACTTCACAGCACTACTAACAAGCCAGTATGCTGTAACAACAAGTCTAGGCTTTGGCTTCGGCATAGAACACGTAGCTGATGGCATTATAAGATTTCGCAAAGCCGTAGTGAGAGGAGAGCTCCGGAGATACGTTATAATCGAGAAGATGAGACAGACCGAACACAGCCTACGGATGCACGAGATAGAGATACGCGACGGTGTAGGCATGCGGGTCAAAGCGCCAACACAGCTACGCAAAGAGGATACAGCGCTTCCACAGTCTGTTGCAGCAAAAATGCTAGCAGCCGAGCTACAAAAACTCCTCGAAGTCCCGCTGGGCGATGAAGAGTAG
- a CDS encoding DUF2192 domain-containing protein, translated as MNSIEPRVARETQRQRINAAIEALSRLLRENIVDRKKAARVVEETYRAKAVQPIRGKAWPPDIWDKELATLYVIAKHAFALHEENPDFFHELFSYEETLEEAAKAILEKEQEEARKISSFLLGGDVSDNAVARLLRVVATAVVLGFEDEDKLIKLLNKLPRVFPEAERTVRKYSRFYIALRVAQAIAARIIRNRIDKEAFKQALAARIGIEKVIPDDEYIAFIAANVFEVPQQRLRKILSIDSGSKHVKRKGRISAAGS; from the coding sequence TTGAATAGTATTGAGCCCAGAGTTGCCCGCGAGACACAGCGCCAGAGGATAAACGCTGCTATAGAAGCCCTTTCTAGGCTGCTCCGAGAAAACATTGTTGATCGCAAAAAGGCTGCTAGGGTAGTTGAGGAGACTTACCGGGCTAAAGCGGTACAGCCCATCCGTGGTAAGGCATGGCCTCCCGATATATGGGATAAAGAGCTAGCCACACTCTACGTAATAGCTAAGCATGCATTCGCCCTTCACGAGGAGAACCCAGACTTCTTTCACGAGCTCTTTAGCTACGAGGAGACCCTTGAAGAGGCTGCTAAGGCTATTTTGGAGAAAGAGCAGGAGGAGGCTAGGAAAATATCCTCGTTCCTACTCGGCGGCGACGTATCAGACAATGCTGTTGCTAGACTGCTACGGGTCGTAGCTACGGCGGTAGTGTTAGGTTTCGAGGACGAGGATAAGCTGATCAAGCTGCTGAACAAACTGCCAAGAGTCTTTCCCGAGGCTGAGAGGACTGTAAGAAAGTACTCAAGGTTTTACATTGCGCTACGTGTTGCCCAAGCTATTGCTGCCAGGATAATCCGCAACAGAATAGACAAGGAGGCGTTTAAGCAAGCGCTAGCAGCGAGAATAGGCATTGAGAAGGTGATACCCGATGACGAGTATATAGCGTTTATAGCAGCTAACGTTTTTGAAGTACCACAGCAGAGGCTGCGCAAGATACTCTCCATAGACTCTGGCTCTAAGCATGTAAAGCGCAAGGGAAGGATCTCAGCCGCGGGTTCATAG
- a CDS encoding radical SAM protein — protein sequence MRIRGFDPVKLGLELEKRVAENSKRKYSRFRGSRFYGGSAVGDVVGCNLRCVFCWSGRARDDPTIGFWVTAHEAYRRLRGIARSRGYRIVRLSGGEPTIGWSHLTELLDYFSRERGLIFVLETNGIILGYDRSKACQLAEYRNLHVRVSIKACSAELFSKLTAAKPEAFNYQLYAVKNLADCGVDFHVAVFASFGNERCWANFVSRIAEFAGAEVVEGLEVEYMVLYPSVKRRLHALEKLGLKPRIYYEP from the coding sequence GTGAGGATTAGGGGGTTTGACCCGGTAAAGCTTGGATTGGAATTAGAGAAGAGAGTTGCTGAGAATAGCAAGCGCAAGTACTCTAGGTTTAGGGGCAGTAGGTTCTACGGCGGCAGTGCAGTAGGCGATGTGGTTGGCTGCAACCTTCGCTGCGTCTTTTGCTGGTCCGGAAGAGCTAGAGATGACCCTACAATAGGTTTCTGGGTTACTGCTCACGAGGCCTACCGTAGGCTGCGCGGTATCGCTAGGAGTAGGGGATATAGAATCGTAAGGCTCTCCGGCGGCGAGCCGACAATAGGATGGAGCCACCTAACAGAACTGCTAGACTACTTCTCGAGGGAGCGCGGCCTAATCTTCGTCCTTGAAACGAATGGTATTATACTAGGCTATGATCGGTCGAAGGCATGCCAGTTAGCGGAGTACCGTAATCTCCATGTGAGAGTCTCCATAAAGGCTTGTAGTGCGGAGCTATTTAGCAAGCTCACAGCCGCAAAGCCAGAGGCCTTTAACTATCAGCTCTACGCTGTGAAAAACCTTGCAGATTGTGGTGTAGACTTCCACGTAGCTGTCTTCGCTTCATTCGGGAATGAACGGTGTTGGGCAAACTTTGTCTCGAGAATTGCAGAGTTCGCAGGTGCTGAGGTCGTGGAGGGTTTAGAGGTTGAGTACATGGTTCTATACCCAAGTGTTAAGCGTAGGCTACACGCACTAGAGAAGCTCGGCCTAAAACCCAGGATATACTACGAGCCCTAG
- the folE gene encoding GTP cyclohydrolase I FolE translates to MPIDKAKIEKAVRMILEAIGEDPEREGLRETPRRVADMFEELLEGYDFTEEYTWFTEATDLVVVSGIRFYSLCEHHLLPFFGVAHVAYLPRGKVIGLSKIVRIVNKYSRRLQIQERMTKQIADEISKATGSPDVMVITEAVHLCMAMRGVRNGAPTVVAAVRGEFERDQSLKEEVYRIIEPHRLSRVIALSFF, encoded by the coding sequence TTGCCCATCGATAAGGCTAAGATAGAGAAGGCTGTGAGAATGATCCTTGAGGCTATCGGGGAGGATCCAGAGCGTGAAGGGCTCCGTGAGACGCCGCGACGAGTTGCCGACATGTTTGAGGAGCTGCTTGAGGGCTATGACTTCACCGAAGAATACACATGGTTTACCGAGGCTACCGACCTGGTTGTGGTTAGCGGTATAAGGTTCTATAGTCTCTGCGAGCATCACCTGCTACCATTCTTCGGTGTAGCCCATGTAGCTTATCTTCCTCGCGGCAAGGTTATCGGTTTGAGTAAGATTGTGCGTATAGTTAACAAGTATTCTAGAAGGCTACAAATCCAGGAGCGTATGACTAAACAGATAGCTGATGAAATCTCCAAGGCTACAGGCTCACCCGACGTGATGGTTATAACTGAGGCTGTACACCTCTGCATGGCTATGAGGGGTGTACGTAATGGGGCGCCAACTGTCGTAGCTGCAGTGCGGGGCGAATTTGAGCGCGACCAGAGCCTAAAGGAGGAGGTTTACAGGATTATAGAGCCACATAGACTGTCAAGGGTTATCGCGCTTAGCTTCTTCTAG
- a CDS encoding deoxyuridine 5'-triphosphate nucleotidohydrolase, with the protein MALPGIYAALTLLGRVDDVQVQPAGVDLRVGEIHRFLSEGMLAPKRVLPETEPVEARDGFWFLEPGFYKVVFADAVYVPPSAVGICLPRSSLLRMGATLSCAVWDPGYMGRGEALLIVGNPHGIRIAVGERIAQMLYIRVEPPPASLYAGFYQGERLGTR; encoded by the coding sequence ATGGCTCTACCAGGCATCTATGCTGCTTTAACGCTCCTCGGCAGAGTTGATGATGTGCAAGTGCAGCCGGCTGGTGTGGATCTCCGTGTTGGAGAGATACACCGCTTCTTGTCCGAAGGAATGTTGGCTCCCAAGCGTGTGCTGCCAGAGACCGAGCCCGTTGAAGCTAGGGATGGCTTCTGGTTTTTGGAGCCGGGCTTCTACAAGGTTGTCTTTGCCGATGCTGTCTACGTGCCACCCAGTGCTGTGGGTATCTGTCTCCCACGTAGTAGTCTCCTCAGGATGGGAGCCACGCTGTCTTGCGCTGTATGGGATCCAGGGTATATGGGACGCGGTGAAGCACTGCTTATAGTTGGTAATCCTCACGGTATCAGAATAGCTGTCGGAGAGAGGATTGCACAGATGCTATATATCCGTGTTGAGCCGCCACCAGCTAGCCTCTATGCTGGATTCTATCAAGGGGAAAGGCTGGGTACACGCTAG